The Aspergillus nidulans FGSC A4 chromosome VIII genome contains the following window.
CCATACAGCAGCTGCGGTTAATCCAGCTGTCGTAGAGTAAGGTATAGGCGGTTCACTGCTAAGATAACGATTATTGGCAGGGTACGAAAACATCAAGCAGATAAAAGCGTAGGAACGTAGGTCAAGCAGGTATCTACTTCCAGGAAACCGAGAACGGTGCTCTCCAAAACTACAGCCAAGGAGATTCCTTTTGAGCGTGAAATTTGAGGGAACAAGACAAATGAGCCCCTCAAATAAAGCGGCATGTCATGTTCACGAAATAGATTGAATTTCAtaagaagaaagaaatgagaaGTAGTAGTGTCATGTCACTGAAAGGACGCAGGCATATCCATATAAATCAAGTCAAATCAAATCCGTCTAGCGCCAAAATCAAAATCAAGTCCAGTCCGGTCAGATCGTATCAGGAAAGAACGGGGAATAAaatagaaagaagaagaaaaaatggCTCGTTAGTTCGTCTGATCGTTCTTATTATCGATGCATCGATGGAGTGTCGTTATTTAATCGCTTCTGATGGTATATCAGTGTTGTCTCGTGTAGTAGTCCCAAGAGTAGATGGCCGTTGCCAACTCCGATGTTCTACTTATCTCGAATAAGGCTTGTTCATGAGGGCGATCTCGCGAGCTACAGTTGCCCATTCAAGTTCTCTCTTCACTGGCtgtttgtttttcttttgttgaagTTCTTCCCACTTTAGCAACTCGTATCTGTCGAAGTTGTTAGGTCTGATGAATGCTTTCCAATGTAGTACTGCTGCTTACACAAATCGTAGGTGTGGTTGAATAATAACATTGAGTCTTCTTGCACGGACGTAACAACTGGATCTAGGTTAGCAACGTACCAGAAACGTTAGAGCTCAACCTACTATGCCCGTGGAAAAGATAAATTGAGGGACGCCATGACCTCCGCGATACATATTGTTGCTGAGCGTGAGACACCCACCCGGCAGTGAACGAGGGTGGCCGCTCCGTCCGACTTTCCTTTACCTGAACCTTATGTGAATAGAGGACACAATTTAACGGGATAAGCCAACTTACGGATGAACTCAAGACAGCGGTCAAACTCCTGTGTCAAAGGATCAATGCCATTGTCCTGCACTTTGGTAATATGCATCAGATTTTCAGCACCCATTCTTGCGATGTCCGAGTCACTCCACGTTACAGCTTCACCGATGCTGAGAACACGCCTGATACCAAGCTCCCAGAGCATTTCCGGGTTATTGGCATGTGACAGATTTCCGAGGTACATATATGGCAAGATTCGACTTGGCAAAGAACCGTCGCAGTATTTGAACCATTGCGGATCTGACACGCGGTATGTTGGAGGATTCGCGGGGCTTTCTTGAAGTATTCGCTCTTGAACATTCTTTAGATATGCGACGTCGGAAGGGTAGGCGAAGAAATTCCGCTTCTTTTCCCTGTGAAGCCTAAGCCAAGCTTCGCTCGCAGAAATGCCTTCGGCAAACATAGTGTAGGCGATAACTAGTAAGGAGCTTTCGGTATACCCATCTGGGCAATGGATTAGGATCCTCCGTGTCTTCCTGGGAGGGATGTCCATGGAGACGTCACCCTCAGCATCCGTTTCTACAACCTCAGGGTTCGCGAGGTAGTAGATCCACCGAAGTGTATTAATCAAGTCGTCAAGATCTCTACTCTCTCCGGATGGAGTCAGAAGGGAGCCGGAGGAGGGGAACTCCATTCGTTGAGGCTCTTTCGCGAGACGCTTAGCGAGGTTCGCTAAGTAGCGAGGGCCAGGGATCCCAGCAAGATCGTTTGCGTCAATCATCAGGTCAAATGCGTCAGCAGAGGGAGTACCGGAGGCACCGGCTTGTAGGAGATAATCCGGCGTAGGACCTTGCCAAACGTTGTGTGCAAACTCAGTCGCCCGCGACATGGTACACATCTCCAATCGTTCTAACTGGACTAGACGCTTGTTAGACCGAATTCTCGCACAGCATTCAGTAGACTCACAAAGATCCACAACCTGATTAGTGAGTTGGCCGCTAGAGTTAACCGCTACCAAATTAGGAGCTCTGCGTTCGATATCTGAAAATGGGCCTGGTATTCGTTTAGTTCACGATTCGTGACACATTTGATACGGTATT
Protein-coding sequences here:
- the pps1 gene encoding tyrosine/serine/threonine protein phosphatase PPS1 (transcript_id=CADANIAT00002617), whose product is MATVVVQQPLRHTTPPPGTVAPALTLNRTSSPVPNKHIPVCPTGPSPVSSRTSSPAPKDDVVLPTSSPLHPPDAFPKISESPLLYSIEIEILVAAVDHCSSQPLPDPNLMFPWLHGLHPENHLQVGFFTNRRRSLRRTPKCWRGLTIVKVGGDLSTSRLKGAITPDAILAPSGLEFLATDPREGFSVRNFQIQTAKVAPLSDIVVYGEDGVTAKQLLEVASRIATAQHHWRLKHDHEQTLPSYNTFVVSCPFSDIERRAPNLVAVNSSGQLTNQVVDLCESTECCARIRSNKRLVQLERLEMCTMSRATEFAHNVWQGPTPDYLLQAGASGTPSADAFDLMIDANDLAGIPGPRYLANLAKRLAKEPQRMEFPSSGSLLTPSGESRDLDDLINTLRWIYYLANPEVVETDAEGDVSMDIPPRKTRRILIHCPDGYTESSLLVIAYTMFAEGISASEAWLRLHREKKRNFFAYPSDVAYLKNVQERILQESPANPPTYRVSDPQWFKYCDGSLPSRILPYMYLGNLSHANNPEMLWELGIRRVLSIGEAVTWSDSDIARMGAENLMHITKVQDNGIDPLTQEFDRCLEFIRKGKSDGAATLVHCRVGVSRSATICIAEVMASLNLSFPRAYCYVRARRLNVIIQPHLRFVYELLKWEELQQKKNKQPVKRELEWATVAREIALMNKPYSR